A stretch of DNA from Cyanobium sp. AMD-g:
TCATATCCCAGCTGGACAACACGTCAAGATCTCCGCCCTCGACATCAATACACAGTAACTCAGGAACACCGTTCAACTCAAATAGATGGTCGAGGCAAATCGGCTCCACAGATATTTCCTCTACCACCGCAGCCCCTGGAGTCTTCAAGGCTCGTTTCAAAGCATCGGGATCAAAAGTGCTGAGAGTCGAGGGCTCGAGCACATAGAAGGTAAGCGGATCCCGTCCCGCCGAAATGACATTGGTCAGCACCTTATCGCGGGGGCGCGCCGCGGCAAACTCCTGGGCTAAAAAAGGGATGGGCTCAACACAGATTCCAGCCGCACCTCTCGCATAAAAGAGATAGGAGTTGCTGTAATGAAAAGGATGATTGGCCCCAACGTCAAAGTAGCTCTGAATATCAATGCCACACTGACGAGCAACAAAGTCAATAATCAGGTCTTCACCACACTGGGAATAGCTTTCTCGGGCGTAAGGCGCAGAAGCAGTAGGAGTGGGAACTTGCTGGAGAGGTTGTTGGCGATACTCAGGAATGATTGATTGCAAACGACGTCGTATTGCGCCAAGCATACAAGAACTTAGGCAAGAGCTTGATCCTTTGGAAGATCGAAAGCTGTGAGGCGCACAAGATTAGCACAATGCCGTGCATAAGCCACGGCATAGGGTCGTAGTGCCTAGCCGTCGATCCAGCTGCACCCTTGACGGGGCGCACCAACTCATCAATACCGTAAGTCGCCAGGCACTCAGGCAGGAAATGCGATCTATAATTCAGCAGGTTAGACATTATAAATGCAACGTCCATCCAGTCAAAAGAAAGATCATTGGCATTCCATCTGCTGAGACTAGATTGAAGCAAGATATTACGCTTGTATAGCCCATAGAACAAAGAGGATATGGGCATCTCTAGAAACAGGCGAGTATTCTCATAGCAACTGTTATCGTACAAGACTGCCGGAATAGCGGAAGGCACCTCCGTAACTCCGGCGACATAGTTGTGAACCCTAAAACCCCATCCTAGATATTCAAGGCCAGGAAACAAGGCCAGGCATTCTAGAGTTCTAGAAACCAAGGTGGGCTCAAGCACGTCGTCATCCGCAAGCCACATAAAGTAAGCAGAAGAAGACTCTGCGACTAAACTTAGAAAGTTAGAGGCAGGGCCAATATTGGTTTCTCGTTTTATATAGCGCAGGCCAGGTATCCGATCCCGCCACTCGAGGAACACTTCTCTAGATTCCAGCC
This window harbors:
- a CDS encoding glycosyltransferase family 2 protein, whose product is MTISIGIPTRNRPHLLRRALSSVACQASLPDEVLIGDNSEGLESREVFLEWRDRIPGLRYIKRETNIGPASNFLSLVAESSSAYFMWLADDDVLEPTLVSRTLECLALFPGLEYLGWGFRVHNYVAGVTEVPSAIPAVLYDNSCYENTRLFLEMPISSLFYGLYKRNILLQSSLSRWNANDLSFDWMDVAFIMSNLLNYRSHFLPECLATYGIDELVRPVKGAAGSTARHYDPMPWLMHGIVLILCASQLSIFQRIKLLPKFLYAWRNTTSFAINHS
- a CDS encoding FkbM family methyltransferase; the protein is MLGAIRRRLQSIIPEYRQQPLQQVPTPTASAPYARESYSQCGEDLIIDFVARQCGIDIQSYFDVGANHPFHYSNSYLFYARGAAGICVEPIPFLAQEFAAARPRDKVLTNVISAGRDPLTFYVLEPSTLSTFDPDALKRALKTPGAAVVEEISVEPICLDHLFELNGVPELLCIDVEGGDLDVLSSWDMTRFRPPLLCVEDLEYSTVRTTRRPLGVTDYLCQHGYMLFANTFINSVLVDAATWVDP